A single Limanda limanda chromosome 19, fLimLim1.1, whole genome shotgun sequence DNA region contains:
- the LOC133026201 gene encoding solute carrier family 66 member 2 codes for MEDEELFDQILFVLNVLVSWVAAGAMVFGGLVPYIPQYRDIRRTQNAEGFSTYVCLVLLVANILRILFRFGRYFETLLLWQSIIMIVTMLIMLNLCTNVRMATELNTKRRSFLATDIKDEEVRIPKRLFLDFDWSYFWSWSRFVDYLQCVLAFTLMAAYITYVLLDSTVFVESLGFLAVFAEAMLGTPQLYCNYQNKSTEGMSIKMVLMWTSGDTFKTGYFLLTQAPVQFWTCGLLQVMVDITILFQVYYYSRYPQKPVSHTVSHTTSAKAL; via the exons ATGGAGGACGAGGAGCTCTTCGACCAGATCCTTTTCGTCCTCAACGTGCTAGTGTCATGGGTCGCTGCCGGGGCCATGGTGTTCGGCGGCCTGGTGCCCTACATCCCGCAGTACAGAGACATCCGCCGGACACAGAACGCTGAGGGCTTCTCCACCTACGTGTGCCTGGTGCTCCTGGTGGCCAACATCCTGAGAATCCTCTTCAG gttTGGCCGCTACTTCGagacgctgctgctgtggcagaGCATCATCATGATCGTCACCATGCTCATCATGCTCAATCTGTGCACCAACGTCCGCATGGCCACTGAACTCAACACCAAGAGACGCTCCTTCTTAG cGACAGACATTAAGGACGAGGAGGTCAGAATCCCTAAGAGGCTCTTTCTGG ACTTTGACTGGAGCTACTTCTGGTCGTGGAGCCGCTTCGTGGACTATCTGCAGTGCGTGCTGGCCTTCACGCTCATGGCGGCCTACATCACCTACGTCCTCCTGGACTCGACGGTGTTCGTGGAGTCTCTGGGCTTCCTGGCCGTGTTTGCCGAAGCAATGCTGGGCACTCCGCAGCTCTACTGCAATTATCAGAACAAGTCCACTGAGGGCATGAG TATCAAGATGGTGCTGATGTGGACCAGTGGCGACACCTTTAAAACGGGCTACTTCCTGCTCACCCAGGCTCCTGTGCAGTTCTGGACATGCGGCCTGCTGCAGGTCATGGTCGACATAACAATTCTGTTCCAGGTTTACTACTACAGCCGCTACCCACAGAAACCTGTCTCCCACACCGTCTCCCACACCACCAGTGCCAAAGCCCTCTGa